From Lolium perenne isolate Kyuss_39 chromosome 5, Kyuss_2.0, whole genome shotgun sequence, a single genomic window includes:
- the LOC127299235 gene encoding uncharacterized protein, with protein MGMLALKRLMSSRQRKRRRRRRLQTRDGSFTSISKSGDSLLCREDDNSLLCGKRLRDSELDLPEDIWCNILSLMPIEDSARSACVSHAFERSWRCHPNLIFTEDTLSMIRNACRKGDRASAFASKVDQIIKNHSGSVKILELDMFRCNDLNICHLNSWLKIAITPVIEKLTLCLPVKYKEGGYTFPCSLLSGQSGGSLQYLWLKHCVFRPTVGLSFLRNLTTLYLGRVCITEGELGCLLSHSLALQQLELWYCSEIICLRIPLVLERLKCLSVTSCGVLQMVESEAPNLSSFMFYGSPVQLSLGQSLQVKKLNMECVDGSDFLHYAITKLPYVVPNVEDLVLSSYGERLNTPMTAAKFLHLKHLVIYFDGDSSPGYDYFSLVSFLDASPALETFILGVQQDDMNFDSISVDALHMRQRPDHKHKSLKKVTILGFCSAKSMVELVCHILENATSLECIILDTIFDAEDNYILGRCSVTSDRNPGDCFPTTSQVMFEADRGLMAIERYIVGKVPSTVKLDVRGPCSRCHI; from the exons ATGGGGATGCTAGCGCTGAAGCGTCTCATGAGTAGCCGGCAGCGGAAAAGGCGGCGCCGTCGCAGACTCCAAACCCGTG ATGGATCGTTTACTTCTATTTCCAAAAGCGGCGACTCGCTCCTCTGCCGAGAAGATGATAATTCTCTTCTTTGTGGTAAACGATTGAGAGATTCAGAGCTAGACCTCCCAGAG GACATCTGGTGCAATATACTTTCGCTGATGCCAATAGAAGATTCTGCTCGTTCAGCTTGTGTATCTCATGCTTTCGAACGTTCATGGAGATGCCATCCGAACCTCATCTTCACTGAAGACACACTAAGCATGATACGAAATGCATGTCGAAAGGGTGATAGAGCAAGTGCTTTCGCTAGCAAAGTTGACCAGATTATAAAAAACCACTCTGGCAGCGTGAAGATACTCGAGCTTGACATGTTTCGTTGTAACGATCTCAATATTTGTCATCTCAACAGTTGGCTTAAGATTGCTATTACACCAGTGATCGAAAAACTCACCCTTTGTCTGCCTGTAAAATACAAAGAAGGAGGGTACACCTTCCCATGCTCGCTTTTATCTGGTCAGAGTGGAGGCTCACTTCAGTATCTTTGGCTCAAGCACTGTGTCTTCCGTCCGACAGTTGGCCTTAGTTTCTTGAGGAACTTAACAACGCTGTATCTGGGTCGTGTGTGTATTACAGAGGGAGAGTTAGGGTGCCTTCTTTCTCATTCTCTTGCTTTGCAGCAGTTGGAATTGTGGTATTGTAGTGAAATAATCTGCCTGAGGATACCACTTGTGCTGGAGCGATTGAAATGCCTGAGTGTAACTTCATGCGGTGTGCTGCAAATGGTTGAGAGCGAAGCTCCAAACCTCTCCAGCTTCATGTTCTATGGCAGCCCAGTACAGCTGTCACTCGGACAATCCTTGCAAGTGAAAAAGTTAAATATGGAATGTGTAGATGGCTCTGACTTTCTCCACTACGCTATTACCAAGCTTCCATATGTTGTGCCAAATGTTGAAGATCTTGTATTATCTTCGTATGGCGAG AGGTTGAATACACCAATGACAGCTGCCAAATTCCTCCACCTCAAGCACTTGGTAATTTATTTTGACGGAGATTCTTCCCCAGGATATGATTATTTCTCTTTGGTTTCTTTTCTTGATGCTTCTCCTGCTTTGGAGACCTTCATCTTGGGT GTACAGCAGGATGATATGAATTTTGACTCGATCTCAGTGGATGCCTTACATATGAGGCAAAGGCCTGACCACAAGCACAAGAGCCTAAAGAAAGTGACTATCCTTGGCTTCTGCTCTGCAAAGAGCATGGTTGAGCTAGTATGTCATATTCTAGAGAATGCAACATCACTGGAGTGTATCATCTTGGACACCATATTTGATGCGGAAGACAACTACATACTCGGTAGATGTTCTGTAACTTCTGACCGCAACCCGGGTGACTGCTTCCCAACGACAAGTCAGGTGATGTTCGAAGCTGATAGAGGTCTCATGGCCATTGAAAGATACATCGTGGGGAAAGTTCCATCTACTGTCAAGTTAGATGTACGGGGACCCTGTAGCCGGTGCCATATTTGA